A genomic stretch from Deltaproteobacteria bacterium includes:
- the lptC gene encoding LPS export ABC transporter periplasmic protein LptC, with the protein MRERVGSSGPMAVALCFVVCLGCGTGLPGFDAPRRAAPELPPIELEGVIFEGYRGEQRELSVTAERARIDLAARVADLEQVKFSFSENERGPIEVAAPSGALELDEDDFVLSGGVSGSAQEGERFSTEQLRYLAASRQLVSATPVELRRADLLVRANGMELGLEERRLRLIGQVRAEVANR; encoded by the coding sequence GTGCGGGAGAGGGTCGGAAGCAGCGGGCCGATGGCCGTGGCTCTCTGCTTCGTCGTCTGCCTCGGCTGCGGCACCGGGCTCCCGGGCTTCGACGCGCCGCGGAGAGCCGCGCCGGAGCTTCCGCCCATCGAGCTCGAGGGCGTGATCTTCGAGGGCTACCGAGGCGAGCAACGCGAGCTCTCGGTCACGGCGGAGCGCGCGCGGATCGATCTGGCCGCCAGGGTCGCGGATCTGGAGCAGGTGAAGTTCTCGTTCTCCGAGAACGAGCGCGGACCGATCGAGGTCGCCGCTCCGAGCGGCGCGCTCGAGCTCGACGAGGACGACTTCGTGCTCTCGGGCGGAGTGAGCGGCTCCGCTCAGGAGGGCGAGCGCTTCTCGACCGAGCAGCTCCGCTACCTCGCCGCGAGCCGGCAGCTTGTGAGCGCGACGCCGGTGGAGCTGCGCCGCGCCGATCTTCTGGTTCGAGCGAACGGAATGGAACTCGGCCTCGAGGAGCGCCGCCTGCGCCTGATCGGCCAGGTCCGCGCGGAGGTCGCGAACCGATGA
- a CDS encoding acyl-CoA thioesterase II, with protein sequence MSAGADTPIARLVRRIDLPAVAEDRFAAAAGRSRGRLFGGLVAAQSVVAAGRSVDSGELHSLHAWFLRAGRGDVPIDYRVERIRDGRRFSSRRVVAEQGARPIFEMLASFSRKSQGVFHQDPAPALPPPEQLEDWEDVRARLVAMPRRRGGAEAFDVRVVEPERDAPRARSAPSRAIWMRARGELPSDPLLQAALLVYASDRALLRCAGRPHALEWSEHPPASLDHAVWLHGAPRISDWFAYDCHSPAAHAGRGLAIGAMYTRAGERFATVAQEGLLET encoded by the coding sequence ATGAGCGCGGGCGCCGACACGCCGATCGCGCGGCTCGTGCGCCGGATCGACCTGCCCGCCGTGGCGGAGGATCGCTTCGCGGCGGCCGCCGGCCGCTCGCGAGGCCGACTCTTCGGAGGCCTGGTCGCGGCGCAGTCTGTGGTGGCCGCGGGCCGGAGCGTCGATTCGGGCGAGCTCCACTCGCTACACGCCTGGTTCCTGCGCGCGGGGCGCGGCGACGTTCCGATCGACTACCGCGTCGAGCGGATCCGGGACGGACGGCGCTTCTCGAGCCGCCGCGTGGTCGCGGAGCAGGGCGCCCGGCCGATCTTCGAGATGCTCGCGAGCTTCTCGCGCAAGTCGCAGGGTGTCTTCCACCAGGATCCCGCACCCGCTCTGCCGCCGCCCGAGCAGCTCGAGGATTGGGAGGACGTGCGCGCGCGACTCGTCGCCATGCCGCGTCGCCGCGGCGGCGCCGAGGCCTTCGACGTTCGCGTGGTCGAGCCCGAACGCGACGCGCCTCGCGCGCGCTCGGCGCCTTCGCGCGCGATCTGGATGCGCGCGCGCGGCGAGCTTCCGAGCGACCCGCTGCTCCAGGCGGCGCTGCTCGTCTACGCGAGCGATCGGGCGTTGCTTCGCTGCGCGGGGCGCCCGCACGCGCTCGAGTGGTCGGAGCATCCGCCGGCGAGCCTGGACCACGCGGTCTGGCTGCACGGGGCTCCGCGGATCTCCGACTGGTTCGCCTACGACTGTCACAGCCCGGCGGCGCACGCGGGGCGGGGCCTGGCGATCGGCGCCATGTACACGCGCGCCGGCGAGCGCTTTGCGACGGTGGCCCAGGAAGGGTTGCTGGAGACCTGA
- the greB gene encoding transcription elongation factor GreB, with the protein MAAVAQAGGRKVHITPEGAKKLQAELEQLWRVERPRVTREVAAAAALGDRSENAEYIYGKKRLREIDRRIEFLRKRFDLLEVVQPGLVARDRVYFGAWVTLEDESGTELCYRLVGPDESDVDRNLISVESPIGRALLGKSAGDEIAVERPAGRACYTLLEIRYESR; encoded by the coding sequence ATGGCCGCGGTGGCGCAAGCGGGGGGTCGCAAGGTTCACATCACGCCGGAGGGCGCGAAAAAGCTTCAGGCGGAGCTCGAGCAGCTCTGGCGCGTGGAGCGCCCGCGGGTCACGCGCGAGGTGGCGGCCGCCGCAGCGCTGGGCGATCGCTCGGAGAACGCGGAGTACATCTACGGCAAGAAGCGCCTGCGCGAGATCGACCGCCGGATCGAATTCCTGCGCAAGCGCTTCGACCTGCTCGAGGTCGTGCAGCCGGGTCTGGTCGCGCGCGACCGGGTCTACTTCGGAGCCTGGGTGACGCTCGAGGACGAGTCCGGCACCGAGCTGTGTTATCGGCTGGTCGGCCCGGACGAGAGCGACGTGGACCGCAACCTGATCAGCGTCGAGTCTCCGATCGGGCGCGCGTTGCTGGGCAAGTCCGCGGGGGACGAGATCGCGGTCGAGCGCCCCGCCGGGCGCGCGTGCTACACGCTGCTCGAGATCCGCTACGAGAGCCGATGA
- a CDS encoding FAD-dependent oxidoreductase: protein MLQSRDDHTPLVPARIGARHLAALARLARGRSRLERARGRERDRGADPRRGRRPARDQGLGRRGRRRGLRAHQRHALAREHRARRRRRGEDRGAGVSASRGARERHCASRARERGVPRQVRPHRSDSRLVRKRGRQVPARALAAAREPGEVSEPAPIHEAARDLPLLARADVLVVGGGTSGVAAAVAAARSGARVVLAEASSSLGGLATNGLIALLLTLDDGRGRQVIAGLCQELVERMSAAGGAFAPPREHWGRSDSELVQRYARLGLVWGGARAEHVVRYSVAYDPEIMREALNALASEAGVEVLFHVWGARALLDGPRIAAVAFESRAGRQAIAADVVIDATGDGHVLASAGCAFELERVHPWLWFRIGGVSDVDAAIEAGAPIFRTTNPGQALLPWGSMARIDRRIDATDPRELSYAELECRRLVMEEFRGLRSRFAELRDAHLCEIARLIGITESRRLVGRRVLRREDRQKPQPDAIAITGHWTKYGAVYAIPYGCLVPNEIENLLATGRCISVDHQTHNATKEIPPALATGEASGVAAALALAHRGRVFAVEPDEIRTRLRERGAMVDYAF from the coding sequence GTGCTCCAATCGCGAGATGACCACACTCCGCTTGTTCCCGCTCGGATTGGCGCTCGCCATCTGGCTGCTCTCGCCCGCCTCGCGCGCGGACGCTCCCGACTGGAGCGCGCTCGCGGACGAGAGCGTGATCGAGGTGCTGACCCACGACGCGGACGGCGACCTGCGCGAGACCAAGGTCTGGGTCGGCGTGGTCGACGGCGTGGGCTACGTGCGCACCAGCGACACGCGCTGGCGCGCGAACATCGAGCGCGACGCCGACGTCGTGGTGAGGATCGCGGAGCAGGAGTATCCGCTTCGCGCGGAGCTCGTGAGCGACACTGCGCTTCGCGCGCGCGTGAACGAGGTGTTCCGCGCCAAGTACGGCCTCACCGATCGGATTCTCGGCTGGTTCGGAAACGAGGGCGGCAAGTACCAGCTCGCGCTCTTGCCGCGGCCCGCGAGCCCGGAGAAGTGAGCGAGCCCGCGCCGATCCACGAAGCCGCGCGCGATCTGCCCCTGCTCGCGCGCGCGGACGTGTTGGTCGTCGGCGGCGGCACGTCCGGCGTCGCGGCGGCGGTCGCGGCGGCGCGCTCGGGGGCGCGCGTGGTGCTCGCCGAGGCCTCGAGCTCGCTCGGCGGGCTCGCGACGAACGGGTTGATCGCGCTTCTGCTCACGCTCGACGACGGGCGCGGCCGGCAGGTGATCGCGGGGCTGTGCCAGGAGCTGGTCGAGCGCATGAGCGCGGCTGGCGGCGCGTTCGCACCGCCGCGCGAGCACTGGGGCCGTTCCGATTCCGAGCTCGTGCAGCGCTACGCGCGGCTCGGTCTCGTCTGGGGCGGTGCGCGCGCCGAGCACGTGGTGCGCTACTCGGTCGCCTACGACCCCGAGATCATGCGCGAGGCGCTGAACGCGCTCGCGAGCGAGGCGGGCGTCGAGGTGCTGTTCCACGTCTGGGGCGCGCGCGCCCTGCTCGACGGGCCGCGCATCGCAGCCGTGGCGTTCGAGTCGCGCGCGGGACGCCAGGCGATCGCCGCGGACGTCGTGATCGACGCGACCGGCGACGGGCACGTGCTCGCATCGGCGGGCTGCGCCTTCGAGCTCGAGCGCGTGCACCCCTGGCTCTGGTTCCGGATCGGCGGCGTGAGCGACGTCGACGCCGCGATCGAGGCGGGTGCGCCGATCTTCCGCACCACGAATCCGGGCCAGGCCCTGCTCCCCTGGGGAAGCATGGCGCGGATCGACCGGCGCATCGACGCCACCGATCCGCGCGAGCTCAGCTATGCCGAGCTCGAGTGCCGCCGCCTGGTCATGGAGGAGTTCCGCGGGCTGCGCTCGCGCTTCGCGGAGCTTCGCGACGCGCACCTGTGTGAGATCGCGCGCCTGATCGGAATCACCGAGAGCCGGCGTCTGGTCGGGCGCCGGGTGCTGCGCCGCGAGGACCGCCAGAAGCCACAGCCCGACGCGATCGCGATCACCGGGCACTGGACCAAGTACGGCGCGGTCTACGCGATCCCGTACGGGTGCCTCGTGCCGAACGAGATCGAGAATCTGCTCGCCACCGGACGGTGTATCTCCGTCGACCACCAGACCCACAACGCGACCAAGGAGATCCCGCCCGCGCTCGCGACCGGCGAGGCCTCCGGCGTCGCGGCAGCGCTTGCGCTGGCCCACCGCGGGCGCGTCTTCGCGGTCGAGCCCGACGAGATCCGGACGCGGCTCCGCGAGCGCGGAGCGATGGTCGACTACGCCTTCTGA
- a CDS encoding PilZ domain-containing protein: MAGHPSVVLLDDGELDRVRVILERLGADFALCRRVADPTDVPRPRDLLITTGRRAQALSEPAPAVAGAAAPIWLCVHGQDFQELRSRLRELGVHYLVNSAVDQESLRLLIEMLLHDRREQRVVARLPVGVEVTLRHGKQVEFAKLLDLSRTGARLRTKALFSVGDRLEFELPLELCGGGLECLSGRVARVELGGGRAAKMGCSVGVELDPLTAEAAAALGAILCGTHPATRISALANPRERERRRAERRAYRRRIAALAASDAGTPRVVLGHDLSVSGIRIARQPGLRKGIRIALGLYGADSGAPLTLEAEVVADHGPRGLGLAFRNASESQLRALAKLVAALPLLESLDGETGSGGGVVLSRVMPQKA, from the coding sequence GTGGCCGGCCATCCTTCGGTCGTTCTGCTCGATGACGGCGAGCTGGATCGCGTTCGCGTGATCCTGGAGCGGCTCGGTGCGGACTTCGCGCTCTGCCGTCGCGTCGCGGATCCGACGGACGTCCCGCGGCCTCGCGATCTGCTGATCACGACCGGCCGCAGGGCGCAGGCCCTGTCGGAGCCGGCTCCAGCCGTGGCGGGCGCGGCGGCGCCGATCTGGCTCTGCGTCCACGGTCAGGATTTCCAGGAGCTGCGCTCGCGGCTTCGCGAGCTCGGAGTCCATTACCTGGTGAACAGCGCCGTCGACCAGGAGTCGCTGCGGCTGCTGATCGAGATGCTGCTCCACGACCGCCGTGAGCAGCGCGTGGTCGCACGGCTGCCGGTCGGCGTCGAGGTGACGCTGCGCCACGGCAAGCAGGTCGAGTTCGCGAAGCTTCTGGACCTGTCGCGGACCGGCGCACGCCTGCGCACGAAGGCGTTGTTCTCCGTCGGCGATCGACTCGAGTTCGAGCTACCGCTCGAGCTCTGCGGCGGCGGGCTCGAGTGTCTGTCGGGTCGCGTGGCGCGCGTGGAGCTCGGCGGGGGGCGCGCGGCAAAGATGGGCTGCTCGGTCGGCGTCGAGCTCGATCCGCTCACCGCGGAAGCGGCCGCCGCGCTCGGCGCGATCCTCTGCGGCACGCATCCGGCGACCCGGATCTCGGCGCTTGCGAATCCTCGCGAGCGCGAGCGTCGCCGCGCGGAGCGGCGCGCCTACCGCCGCCGCATCGCGGCGCTCGCCGCCTCGGACGCTGGCACGCCGCGCGTCGTCCTCGGGCACGACCTCTCGGTCTCGGGCATCCGCATCGCGCGCCAGCCGGGGCTCCGAAAGGGCATCCGCATCGCGCTCGGGCTGTACGGCGCCGACTCGGGCGCTCCGCTCACGCTCGAAGCCGAGGTCGTCGCGGACCACGGTCCGCGCGGGCTGGGGCTGGCGTTCCGCAACGCCAGCGAGTCGCAGCTCCGCGCGCTGGCGAAGCTCGTCGCCGCGCTTCCCCTGCTCGAGTCGCTCGACGGGGAGACCGGGTCCGGCGGCGGCGTCGTGCTCTCGCGAGTGATGCCTCAGAAGGCGTAG
- a CDS encoding SCP2 sterol-binding domain-containing protein, with protein MAETFLSDGWFSQTEKIQNEVNPPVPPAIKDLKINMQVTGGPSGEVAFRMEAGRLVKGHAADAPTKLVIPFDTARAMLIDQNQQAVMSAFMSGQIRVEGDMAKLMQMQMAGPPSPEAQKVSQLIKEMTTA; from the coding sequence ATGGCAGAGACCTTCCTCTCCGACGGCTGGTTCAGCCAGACGGAGAAGATCCAGAACGAAGTGAACCCCCCGGTTCCGCCGGCGATCAAGGACCTGAAGATCAACATGCAGGTGACCGGCGGCCCCAGCGGCGAGGTGGCGTTTCGCATGGAGGCCGGACGACTCGTGAAGGGTCATGCGGCCGACGCGCCGACGAAGCTCGTGATCCCGTTCGACACCGCCCGCGCGATGCTGATCGACCAGAACCAGCAGGCGGTGATGTCGGCGTTCATGTCCGGTCAGATCCGGGTCGAGGGCGACATGGCCAAGCTGATGCAGATGCAGATGGCAGGCCCGCCGAGCCCCGAGGCCCAGAAGGTCTCGCAGCTGATCAAAGAGATGACCACGGCCTGA
- a CDS encoding acyl-CoA dehydrogenase, which yields MALEQMRPVSRRYDEDEHALPTEWVDYYWQTGRKGAPGSLGGATDGFVQVCIQAEELCFGDAGLYLRMPTAALGGSAVSAAGTPEQKERFLRPFRESPHPIWGAMAITEASAGSDSAAIQTSARYDAERDEWVLNGTKIFCTAGEGASQIEGGFVVVWATVDKTLGRGGIKSFVVPAKTPGMKLVGLEKKLGIRASDTATLVFEDCRVASANLLGGRAKAEKKAEPARAGDKGFKGAMATFDASRPIVAAMAVGVGRAALDFLVEELARQGVEIRYDSPPRSQTALERDVIDMQAELQAARLLTWRAASMMNRGRPNSLEASMAKAKAGLVVTKITQKAVELLGPPGYSKKLLVEKWMRDAKINDIYEGTQQINQLIVARRILEYSSSQLR from the coding sequence ATGGCGCTCGAGCAGATGCGCCCCGTCTCGCGCCGCTACGACGAGGACGAGCACGCGCTGCCCACCGAGTGGGTCGACTACTACTGGCAGACGGGTCGCAAGGGCGCGCCCGGGAGCCTGGGCGGCGCCACCGACGGCTTCGTGCAGGTCTGCATCCAGGCCGAAGAGCTTTGCTTCGGCGACGCGGGGCTGTACCTGCGCATGCCGACCGCGGCGCTGGGCGGCTCGGCCGTCTCCGCGGCGGGAACGCCCGAGCAGAAGGAACGCTTCCTGCGGCCGTTTCGCGAATCGCCGCACCCGATCTGGGGCGCGATGGCGATCACCGAGGCCAGCGCGGGCTCGGACTCCGCGGCGATCCAGACCAGCGCCCGTTACGACGCGGAGCGCGACGAGTGGGTGCTGAACGGCACGAAGATCTTCTGCACCGCGGGCGAGGGCGCCTCGCAGATCGAGGGCGGATTCGTGGTCGTCTGGGCGACGGTCGACAAGACGCTGGGGCGCGGCGGAATCAAGTCGTTCGTGGTGCCGGCGAAGACCCCCGGCATGAAGCTGGTCGGGCTCGAGAAGAAGCTCGGCATCCGCGCCTCCGACACCGCGACGCTGGTCTTCGAGGACTGCCGCGTCGCGTCGGCGAACCTGCTCGGCGGTAGAGCGAAGGCGGAGAAGAAGGCCGAGCCCGCGCGCGCCGGCGACAAGGGCTTCAAGGGCGCGATGGCGACCTTCGACGCCAGTCGGCCGATCGTGGCCGCGATGGCGGTCGGCGTGGGCCGAGCCGCGCTCGACTTCCTGGTCGAGGAGCTCGCGCGACAGGGCGTGGAGATCCGCTACGACTCGCCGCCGCGCTCGCAGACCGCGCTCGAGCGCGACGTGATCGACATGCAAGCCGAATTGCAGGCCGCGCGGCTTCTGACCTGGCGCGCCGCGAGCATGATGAATCGCGGTCGGCCCAACAGCCTCGAGGCGTCGATGGCCAAGGCGAAGGCGGGTCTCGTCGTCACCAAGATCACGCAGAAAGCCGTGGAGCTGCTCGGACCGCCGGGCTATTCCAAGAAGCTGCTGGTCGAGAAGTGGATGCGCGACGCGAAGATCAACGACATCTACGAGGGCACCCAGCAGATCAACCAGCTGATCGTCGCGCGCAGGATCCTCGAGTACTCCTCGTCGCAGCTGCGCTAG
- a CDS encoding acyl-CoA dehydrogenase, which yields MIDFEPTEEQALIRDTVAEFARGEIRPRARDADESGKIPEDVLARAHELGLIANGLPEAYGGGGERSALTGALVAEELAHGDLSIALAILAPGLLAYPVADLGSEAQKARLLPALIASPGALGTLALQEPRFDSDPYRPRTQARRTADGWRLDGAKCLVPWPETVRHVLVLASVDETLAGFVVPSEAAGLRATPDAYLGIRALPTAELSLDDVKLPAEARLDGAPDGSARALVARGRVGLAALAVGVASAAFELARDYAKERHAFGAPIATKQAMAFKLADMAIEIDGARLLVWEAAWRLDRGEDATREATLAMQQVRRVALEVTDGAVQVFGGHGYIREYLPELLLRNARGFACFEALSLV from the coding sequence GTGATCGACTTCGAGCCCACCGAAGAGCAGGCCTTGATCCGAGACACCGTTGCGGAGTTCGCGCGCGGAGAGATCCGCCCGCGGGCGCGCGACGCAGACGAGTCCGGGAAGATCCCGGAGGATGTGCTCGCGCGCGCGCACGAGCTGGGCCTGATCGCGAACGGCTTGCCCGAGGCGTACGGCGGCGGAGGGGAGCGCAGCGCGCTGACCGGAGCGCTGGTCGCCGAGGAGCTCGCGCACGGAGACCTGTCGATCGCGCTCGCGATCCTGGCGCCCGGACTTCTCGCCTACCCGGTCGCGGACCTCGGCAGCGAGGCGCAGAAGGCGCGGCTGCTTCCCGCGCTGATCGCGAGCCCCGGCGCCCTCGGCACGCTCGCGCTTCAGGAGCCGCGCTTCGACTCCGACCCGTACCGTCCGCGCACGCAGGCGCGCCGGACCGCGGACGGCTGGCGGCTCGACGGCGCGAAGTGCCTGGTGCCCTGGCCCGAGACCGTGAGACACGTGCTCGTGCTCGCCAGCGTCGACGAGACGCTCGCGGGCTTCGTCGTGCCGAGCGAAGCCGCTGGCTTGCGCGCCACGCCGGACGCGTACCTCGGCATTCGCGCGCTGCCGACCGCGGAGCTCTCGCTCGACGACGTGAAATTGCCCGCGGAGGCGCGTCTGGACGGCGCGCCTGACGGCTCCGCGCGCGCGCTGGTCGCGCGCGGACGGGTCGGGCTCGCCGCGCTCGCGGTCGGCGTGGCGAGCGCCGCCTTCGAGCTCGCGCGCGACTACGCGAAGGAGCGCCACGCGTTCGGCGCGCCGATCGCGACCAAGCAGGCGATGGCCTTCAAGCTCGCCGACATGGCGATCGAGATCGACGGCGCGCGGCTCCTGGTCTGGGAGGCGGCCTGGCGGCTCGATCGCGGCGAAGACGCGACCCGCGAGGCGACGCTCGCGATGCAGCAGGTGCGCCGCGTCGCTCTCGAGGTGACGGACGGCGCGGTGCAGGTCTTCGGCGGGCACGGCTACATCCGCGAGTACCTGCCCGAGCTGCTGCTGCGCAACGCGCGCGGCTTCGCCTGCTTCGAAGCACTCAGTTTGGTGTAG
- a CDS encoding CoA-binding protein, with the protein MAKRASDEEIREILEQTRTIALVGASPRPERDSHEVMAYLQSRGYRVIPVNPACAGQTILNERVRASLAEIDEPIDLVDVFRNSEAAAAVIDEAIAVRAKAVWTQLGVVNEPAAERARSAGLAVVMDRCPKLEIPRLSIPPRP; encoded by the coding sequence GTGGCGAAGCGCGCCAGCGACGAAGAGATCCGCGAGATCCTCGAGCAGACCCGGACGATCGCCCTGGTCGGAGCGAGTCCGCGGCCGGAGCGAGACAGCCACGAGGTCATGGCCTACCTGCAGTCGCGCGGCTACCGCGTGATCCCCGTGAATCCGGCCTGCGCCGGCCAGACGATCCTGAACGAGCGCGTGCGCGCGAGCCTCGCGGAGATCGACGAGCCGATCGACCTGGTCGACGTGTTCCGGAACTCGGAGGCCGCAGCGGCGGTGATCGACGAGGCGATCGCCGTGCGCGCGAAGGCGGTCTGGACCCAGCTCGGCGTCGTGAACGAGCCCGCCGCGGAGCGCGCGCGAAGCGCCGGACTCGCGGTGGTGATGGATCGCTGCCCGAAGCTCGAGATCCCTAGGCTTTCGATTCCGCCCAGACCTTGA
- the nudC gene encoding NAD(+) diphosphatase — translation MSKPLVFAASSLDRTSHLRRDAAWLDAALSNESSRFLPFHRLNVLVKAAGPALAWANPGIRAMMDVRTGPVYLGLRDGQAHFAVDLSPLHDPVTELGLAGEANFADVRMIAASLPAGEASIVAQGRQMLDWHARHRFCAVCGKSTAVKEAGYLRECDECDAQHFPRTDPVVIMLVHDGARCLLGRQAGWPAKMWSALAGFVEAGETLEDAVRREVMEEAGVPVGEVRYQASQPWPFPSSLMIGCMAQALGEAITVDRSELEDVRWFPRETVLRALEDPSADVGFFVPPPMAIAHHLIKVWAESKA, via the coding sequence ATGTCGAAACCGTTGGTGTTTGCCGCGAGCTCCCTGGACCGGACCAGTCATCTGCGCCGCGACGCCGCCTGGCTCGACGCGGCGCTCTCGAACGAGTCCAGCCGCTTCCTGCCGTTCCACCGCCTGAACGTGCTGGTCAAGGCGGCCGGGCCCGCGCTGGCCTGGGCGAACCCGGGCATCCGCGCCATGATGGACGTGCGCACCGGGCCGGTCTACCTGGGCCTGCGCGACGGCCAGGCGCACTTCGCGGTGGACCTCTCGCCCCTACACGATCCGGTGACGGAGCTCGGGCTCGCGGGCGAGGCGAACTTCGCCGACGTGCGCATGATCGCTGCCAGCCTGCCGGCCGGCGAGGCCTCGATCGTGGCGCAGGGCCGGCAGATGCTGGACTGGCACGCGCGGCACCGCTTCTGCGCGGTGTGCGGCAAGTCGACCGCCGTGAAGGAGGCCGGCTACCTGCGCGAGTGCGACGAGTGCGACGCGCAGCACTTCCCGCGCACGGATCCGGTGGTGATCATGCTCGTGCACGACGGCGCGCGCTGTTTGCTCGGCCGCCAGGCCGGCTGGCCCGCGAAGATGTGGTCGGCGCTGGCGGGGTTCGTCGAGGCGGGCGAGACGCTCGAGGACGCGGTGCGCCGCGAGGTGATGGAGGAGGCCGGCGTGCCGGTCGGCGAGGTCCGCTACCAGGCGTCGCAGCCCTGGCCGTTTCCGTCCTCGCTGATGATCGGCTGCATGGCCCAGGCGCTCGGCGAGGCGATCACGGTCGATCGGAGCGAGCTCGAGGACGTGCGCTGGTTCCCGCGCGAGACGGTGCTGCGTGCGCTCGAGGATCCGAGCGCCGACGTCGGCTTCTTCGTGCCGCCGCCGATGGCGATCGCGCACCACCTGATCAAGGTCTGGGCGGAATCGAAAGCCTAG